Within the Nitrospira sp. genome, the region ACGATCGCCTGCAGGGCAGGCCATCCCACGGTGACTTCGCGGCGGCGATGGTGCGCTGCCCAGTACACGGCTCGCGCAATCACCTCCGGCTGAAAAATCGGCGGAACCGGCTGTGGATGCCGTGGCATCTTCGTGCGGATCCAACTGAATTGAGGCGTGTTCACTGCCGGAAGTTGTACGGTCGTCAGATGCACGCGGCTGCGGTCGTGAATCAATTCCGATCGGAGCGAGTCCGTGAAGCCTTGGATGGCGTGCTTTGCCCCACAGTAGGCGCTTTGCAGCGGGATCGACCGGTAGGCCAGCGCAGATCCGATTTGGACGATCGTGCCGCGATTGCGGCGGACCATCCGGCGGAGGGCGCTCAATGTCCCATGGACGTATCCAAGATAGGTGACCTCCGTGACCCGACGGTATTCCTCCGCCGTCATTGCTAATGCGGGGGAGAGAACGGACACCATGGCATTGTTGATCCAGATGTCGAGCGGACCCAATTCTGTTTCCACCCTTTCCACGGCCTGCTCCATTTGCGCGGCATCGGCAACGTCGCCGACCAAGACCAAGGCCCGCCCTCCGGCGTCTTCGACCTCGCGGCGCACCGCGTCCAAGCGAGCGCGATCCCGTGCGATCAGGCCGATCCAGGCCCCGTGTCGTGCGAACTCACGCACAATGGCGCGACCTACCCCTGCTGATGCTCCTGTTGCTACAACAATTTCTGGACGCCGGTTCATGGCTAGCCCGCTTGGAGGTTCGGATGGGGGGAAAGGTTCTACCATATGCAGTGCTGGTCGTATCACGGACGGGATCATTCCGAATCTAGGGGCTGTCCTAGTCGGACTCGTTTTAATGGCCGGAATAGAAACGGCAGTGATTCGGTTGAGACTGAAAATCTGTCATGCAGTGGCCGAAGTGGTTGGGGGTAACGTCAGAAACAGATCGGTGATCGAAGGGCTATGGTCGTAGATGTCGGGATGCTCGTGTCGTACTCTGGGGGAATTCCCAGGGGCGTCCGAGTCCATACTGAGGGATATAAGTGGCTGATCCTAAATTCGCCACGATTGCTAGCTTCTTATCGGTGAGGAGGGGTTACAAGGTGTGCATCAGGACTTGTTCCGAATGGGAAGGAGAGGTCATGCCACGAGGTGATAAATCAAAATACACAGGCAAGCAGAAACGGAAGGCCGCCAAAATCGAAAAGGGATACCGGAGTAGGGGCGTGTCCGAGAACGAGGCTGAGCGGCGGGCATGGGCCACTGTCAACAAGATGGACAAGGGAGGAAGAAAGAAAGGAGGATCGGGCCGGGGCAAGCCGGTGAATAAGGGGCCGGCAAAAAAGGGAGGGCGCAAGGGAGGCCGCGCCACGTCGAAGCGGCGCTGAAGTCGGGCGAAATCGTCGTAGCGTTGGCTGTCCGCTTCTCACTGTGCTTGGGTGGCTTGGTGCGGATACGTCGCACCGGCGTGGACGTGGAAAGGTTATTCGCTATGCCACAGACTTCCCTCAACAATGCCGAGATGCTGGACAGCTCGGTCTCCCTTCTGGATGACCCATCCTCTCAGGATATTCTGCACCCGATCCGCAGGGCGCCCTGCACCGTGTGCGGGAGCAACTTTTCTGAAACACTCTGTTCCGCCGACCAAATAAAGTCCCAGCACGATGAGCTCAGGCGGTTTCACGAGAGCCGACTGATATCGACCGAGAAGGCTCGAACCTCGCAAGAAACCGATCTTTTCGATCGCGTGGATTTCACGCAGCGATATACCACCAATGTGGATCGGTGCCTCACGTGCGGGCTGTTGTTCCGGAATCCCAGACCCACCGCAGACGTGGTCGCCGACTTGTACGCAAGCGATCGCTACACCGACAGTTACCTTCTGGAAGAACATCAGCGTCAGGTCGCCTCGGCAGAAGAGAAGCTGCTGACTCTGGCGGGGTGGTTGTGGAAATTCGGTCGCGTACGGCCGCGTATCATTGAAGTGGGAAGTTTTGTGGGTGGTTTCCTGTCCGTGGCGCGCATGTGCGGATGGGACATTCTCGGCGTCGATCCGGGACGCCAGGTCGTAGAATTTTGTCGCAGCCGCGGTCTTCCCATCATCCAAGGGAGGCTGCACGAGACCGATGCGAAGCCCGGCAGTGCCGACGCGATTACGATCTGGAATACGTTTGATCAATTGGCAAATCCCCATCTCGTCTTGAGTGCAGCGCGGAAGTTGCTTCGACCTGGCGGCATCTTGGTCGTCAGAGTGCCGAACGGAGAATGTTACCGAACCCTGATTACTGCCCGGCAAGGCTGGAAAAAAGTTTCAAGTCGGATGTGCAGGTCAATTCTTGCCTGGAACAATCTCTTGGGGTTTCCCTATCTGTATGGATATACGGCTTCGACGCTGGACCGTCTCTTGGCCGGATATGGCATGCATCGTCTCCGAGTGTACCCGGATGTCCTCTTGCCGATCGCTGGGGCGCAGCACACGACTTGGGCGAGGGCGGAGGAACGAATGACGAAAGGTCTGTGCCGTGCCTTCAGCCATCCCCGACAGGGAGGCAGGCGTGCGCGACTCCGGTTGTCTCCCTGGTGCGATTATTACTATCGGCTCGGCTAGACTGGCGTACGATGCGACCTTGGGACGGGAAGCTGCGGGGCGGGTGATCTCACTGATGACCTCAGCTTCAAAGATCCCCCACCCGCATGGTGCCTCGACGGCCTGGATCGGCTCCGCTATTCCTCAATGCTTGGACCGATCCCTAATTTGGCTCTGAGCAGATCGTGGCGGGTGATGGAACGCACGACTTTTCCCTCTTGCACGACGGGTAAGATTCTAAACCCCATTTGAAACATATCCGCAACCGAGGTCAGGGGAGTGTCTTCGGTGACACCGATGAAACTCGTGTTCATGATGTCACGGGCCGTCGACTGTTTGAGATCCATTCCGCGCTCCAGTGCCCGAATGATATCCCCTTCGTTGACAAACCCCAAGAACTCGGCACTGGTCCCTACGACCGGGCCCCCTCCGGCATGTGTCGAGACGATCTCTATGGCGACGTCCAAGGCATTGTCCTCGGGTTTGAATTGCAGCGAATTGGTCGCCACGATATCCGCTACGCGATGATACCCTCCGGCGGGAGTTCCCGGAACATCGGTTTGATACGGCGTTGAGAATTGGTTTTGCATCATGGCGCTCCTTCCGTGTCGTGGATGAGGTGATTCGCCTCGCCTTTATATCGTCATCGACTTTACACGATTACAGGCGCCCGCAGGCCTGGCACTCTCCCTGGTCGTGCCTGCCTGCAGTCTTCGTCTGACTGAATCGTGTTGTTCCGCGGCGAGGCCGTGTAGGAACCTCTGTCACGACGTAGCACGATCAATCCGTCGCGGGCCAATTCATCCACGGCCAGCACGATCTGATTCCAACTGTATGGCCCACACGTTTGAATGAGGTCATCCAGTTGGATTCCAGGACAGCGTGAAATTGTACGCAGGACTTCTTGTGAGGTGACTTCAGCCATGGGCGCCCCTCCCTGTCTGTGAGTCAGCGAGATGACCGACGCTACAGTAATGACCCACAGTCTCATGAGATACCGGTAAAAACCCTGGTCAGGGGCCGGTCGCATCATCTGCTGCTTTACGGCCCATGCCGGATCGAATGGCTTCCCTTGGCGCTTCAGCGCGTCTCCTCTCTCAAACGCACGCCCTAGCCTGTGATGCCAATCAATCTAGGGATTTGCCCCGTGACGACGAATCCCGTCGCGACGGACAATAGGCTTAACGATCGGCCGTGGACCCCGTTTTCTCTCTGGGATCATGCGCTCCTTTCGCCGTAGGGGCAGGAGGGGAGAGGAAAAGCGAAGAGGCCAGAAGCTGCCGCTCCACAACGGGGTGGCAGGGGGGTCGGGAAATTCAGGCGTTCACAACACGTACAGGAGGTGACTCATGATTCGACAGTCGAAAGGTGTTCAAGCACTCGTGTTCGCCATGGTTGCGGCGGCTCCATTCTGGGCCGGGACTGTCTGGGCCGATCCCATGTCCGGGCAGAAGGGAAAAGATGCAGGCACCGATCTGACCGAAGGGAAGAGTGCCA harbors:
- a CDS encoding short-chain dehydrogenase, with protein sequence MREFARHGAWIGLIARDRARLDAVRREVEDAGGRALVLVGDVADAAQMEQAVERVETELGPLDIWINNAMVSVLSPALAMTAEEYRRVTEVTYLGYVHGTLSALRRMVRRNRGTIVQIGSALAYRSIPLQSAYCGAKHAIQGFTDSLRSELIHDRSRVHLTTVQLPAVNTPQFSWIRTKMPRHPQPVPPIFQPEVIARAVYWAAHHRRREVTVGWPALQAIVGNKFIPGLLDHYLAWKGYDAQQTERPVSPDRRNNLFETVAGPYGAHGEFDDEARTASIQFWLNRHRAWLTATGLGIAACALHYGRRATRSVEGRLPPS
- a CDS encoding CBS domain-containing protein, translating into MMQNQFSTPYQTDVPGTPAGGYHRVADIVATNSLQFKPEDNALDVAIEIVSTHAGGGPVVGTSAEFLGFVNEGDIIRALERGMDLKQSTARDIMNTSFIGVTEDTPLTSVADMFQMGFRILPVVQEGKVVRSITRHDLLRAKLGIGPSIEE